The genomic DNA TGTGGTGATTTTGCTCGATTCCATCACCCGTTTAGCCCGCGCATACAATACCGTGACACCGGCATCCGGTAAAATTTTATCCGGTGGTGTAGACGCCAACGCATTACACCGTCCAAAACGTTTCTTCGGTGCAGCACGTAACGTGGAAGAAGGCGGTAGCTTAACCATTATCGCCACCGCATTAGTGGATACCGGTTCAAAAATGGACGAAGTCATCTTCGAAGAATTTAAAGGCACTGGTAACATGGAATTGCATCTTTCCCGTAAAATTGCGGAAAAACGCGTATTCCCCGCTATCGACTTCAACCGTTCCGGTACCCGTAAAGAAGACTTACTTACCACCCCTGACGAGCTGCAAAAAATGTGGATCCTACGCAAAATCCTTAACCCAATGGGCGAAGTGGAAGCGATGGAATTCCTTATCGACAAACTCGCCGTGGCGAAAACCAACGAAGAGTTTTTTGAGATTATGAAACGCTCATAATTTCCACCGTACTTTCAACAGAAAAGCCACTTTTGATAATACCAAAAGCGGCTTTTGTTTTTCACCGTTTTATCAATATGAAAAAGTGCGGTGAAAAAACACTTCATTTTTAAACCGCACTTTCATCGCATTAATGTAATTCTTTACCTTTTAACTCCGGCACCAAACATACCGTTGCTAACATATCAATGACATAAATCACGGCTAAAAATGCAATGGCGGTTTGGAAGGAATAAGCGGAAACCACTGCACCCACGGCTACCGGACCAAAGCCACCCACAGCACGCCCTAAGTTAAACAACACGTTTTGCGCGGTAGCACGTGCTTGGGTTGGGTAGGCTTCTGCCATTAAAGCACCGTAACCGCCCATCATGCCGTTAACAAACATCCCTAAGAATGCCCCGGTAATTAACATGGTATTCGGCTCCGTTAATTGAGAATAGGCGATGATACTGACCACCGCACCGGCCTGGAACAATAAGAAACTAGGCTTGCGCCCAATCCGATCGGCCAAGCGCCCAAAAATCCAAATGCCGGCCATCATGCCGCAAACGGTCACTGCCGTCCATACGCCGGATTTCGTCAAGCTGAAGCCAAGTTGTTTGGAGAGAAAATTCGGCATCCAAATCATAATGCCGTAATAACCGAAGTTTTGCACGGAGGTAAGGATGACCACGCCCAAACTAACTTTGACTGTGGCTTTGTCTTTCACTAATAATTTGAATGATTCCAATTTAGACGACCAACGGCTTGTTGTTTTTGGAAGTGCGATCTGTTTTTGCACAAAAATTTCAGGTTCATGCAAATGGGCGCGTAAATACCAAGCGACAAATGCCGGGAAGATGCCCACCACAAACATGCCACGCCAACCGATTTGCGGCAATAGTAACGGAGTTAACAATGCAGCGCCCAACACGCCGACCTGCCAACCAAGCGCCACATAGGAAGCGGCCTTGGCACGATGGCGCGCAGGCCAGGCTTCCGCTGCCAATGCCATGCCAATCCCAAATTCTCCGCCTAAACCGATACCGGCGATAGTGCGATAAATCAACAAATCCCAATAACCTTGCGCCAATGCACATAAACCAGTGAATACGGCAAAAAGAATGATCGTCCAAGTCAATACGCGCACACGACCGTATTTATCACTTAACGCGCCAAATACGATACCGCCGAAAACTGCGCCGACCAATGTCCAAGTCACTAAAGAACCGCCTTGTGCTGGGGTTAAGCCTAAGTCGGCGGAAATGGCCGTTAACATGAAACCAAGAATGAGAAGATCGAAACCGTCCATCGCATAGCCGACGGCAGAGCCTAGCAAGGCTTTCCAGCCATAGCTATTTACTTTTGTAGTCATTTTGAATTGTCCTTCTGTTACTCACGGGTAACATTTAAAGTTAGTAGAGAAGATTTTTTAGATTGCGTAAAACAAGGCTAAAAAATTGTGCGCTAGTTTACTGCTTTTCGGAAAAAATTCAATAAGTCAGAAAGATAAGTGCGGTGAGTTTTTAAGGTATTTTTATGGTAAGAATATGAAACCAGAAAAAATTTAGGCGGTTATAAGAACCGCCTAAATTGAGAATCAGAGATTATTGATTGTTTTGCACGTAATCAATCGCTGACTGAACAGTTGTGATTTTTTCAGCTTCTTCATCAGGAATTTCGATATCGAATTCTTCTTCTAAAGCCATAACCAATTCAACAGTATCTAAAGAATCCGCACCTAAATCTTCAACGAAAGACGCTTCAGGTTTTACATCTTCTTCTTTCACGCCTAATTGTTCAACGATGATTTTTTTTACGCGTTCTTCAATGCTCATTTGTTTCTTCCTATGTTTAAGTTTTCGCCCATTGCGATAAGTTAAGTAGTGTATGTATTTACAAAACACTTCGCAAGACTGCTTGTTAGAGGTCAAACCTCAAAAAAGAGTTCCGAATTTTTTGCAACCACATACAGTTTAAAATAGTTATGTCTTTCACAGACACCGAATGACGTAACCAAGTGACAGTTGCGAGGAGGATTTTAACATTAAGCAAATTAATTTGCACGCATTTATCCAATTTATCCGCAACCTTCACCTGCCGAACATTAGCTCATGTACATTCCGCCGTTAACGTGCAATGTCGTACCGTTAATATAAGCTGCATCGTCAGATGCCAAGAATGCCACAGCTTTGGCAATGTCTTTCGGCTCACCTAAACGCCCGGCCGGAATTTGTGATAATAAAGTGTTTTTCAATTCTTCACTTAAAACTTCTGTCATATCGGTGGCAACAAAACCAGGAGCAACTACGTTTACAGTAATACCGCGAGAAGCGACTTCTTTCGCCAAGGCTTTACTAAAACCGATTAAACCGGCTTTTGCCGCGCAATAGTTACTTTGCCCCGGATTACCTGAGGATCCCACGACGGAGCCGATATTGATGATACGTCCAAAGCGTTTTTTCATCATGCTGCGTAACATGGCTTTGGAAAGATGATAAACGGAGCTTAAATTGGTTTGTAAAATGTCAAACCATTCTTCATCTTTCATGCGCATTAACAGATTGTCACGGGTAATCCCCGCGTTATTGACCAAAATATCAATGTCACCGAATTCTTTTTTGATGCGCTCCAATACGCCTTCGATAGAGGCTTGATCGGCAACGTTTAATACCAATCCTCTGCCTTCTTCACCCAAATAGGCGGAAATACTTTCAGCGCCTTTTTCGGAAGTCGCCGTGCCGATAACGAAAGCACCTTTCAATGCCAACTCTTCTGCTACCGCGCGCCCGATACCACGGGTTGCACCTGTAACTAATGCAATTTTGCCTTGCATAGGTTTACTCCTTTATCAATTGTTATGCTAATAATTCATTCACCGCGTCCAATGATTTCACATCATTGACCGATGTAGCCTGTAAAGAATCAACGATACGTTTGGTTAAACCGTTTAACACTTTGCCCGGACCGATTTCCACCAACACTTCTACGCCACTATGCGACATTTTTTCTACAGTTTCTGTCCAACGCACCGGACTGTAAAGTTGACGAACAAGTTCGTTACGAATCGCATCTGCATCGGTTTCTGCTTTTACATCCACATTATTTAACACAGAAACGGTCGGGGCTTTCAATGTAATGCTTTCTAAGGAAACAGATAATTGATCTGCCGCCGGTTTCATTAATGCACAATGGGAAGGTACACTTACCGCTAACGGTAATGCACGTTTGGCACCAGCTTCTTTACATAATGCCGCTGCACGTTCTACCGCAGCTTTCGCACCGGCAATCACGACTTGGCCCGGCGAATTAAAGTTCACCGCAGAAACCACTTCGCCTTGCTCCGCTTGTTTGCAAGCGTTAATAATGGCTTCATTATCCAAACCGATAATCGCATACATAGCACCCGTTCCTTCCGGTACGGCTTGTTGCATAAGTTTACCGCGCAATTCCACCAATTTAACCGCATCTTGGAAATCTAACACACCGGCACACACCAACGCAGAATATTCGCCCAAACTATGACCGGCCATCACCTCCGGTTTTAATTCCGGGTATTTTTGTTGCCATACGCGATAAACAGCAACAGACGCCGTTAACAACGCAGGCTGCGTTTGCCATGTTTTGTTTAACTCTTCAGCCGGACCTTCCTGCACTAATTGCCACAAATCATAACCCAACGTTTCAGACGCTTGTTTAAAGGTTTCTTGTACAATCGGGTAGTCGCCGGCTAATTCCGCCAACATTCCCACGGTTTGTGAACCTTGTCCTGGGAAAACCATTGCAAATTTTTTCATGTGTTGCACCTATATTAAAAAATAAATCAATTCTTTCCGATATGTTTTACAGTCGAAAAGTGCGGTCAAAAATAACCGCACTTTTTTTATGAATAATAACAGATTATCTAAAATCTCACTAAGGCCGAACCCCAAGTCCAACCACCACCAAACGCTTCCAAAAGAAGCAATTGACCGCGTTGAATACGTCCGTCACGCACTGCTTCATCCAATGCAACCGGCACGGTTGCCGCGCTATTATTGGCATAACGATCCAACGTTACCACCACTTGCGACATATCCATATCTAATTTTTTCGCTGTAGCCGCAATAATACGTAAATTGGCTTGATGAGGCACCAACCAATCAATATCTTTTTTATCTAAATTATTAGCCGCAAGGGTTTCTTCCACCACATTAGAAAGTTCACGCACAGCCAATTTAAAGGTTTCATTACCCTGCATTTCAATATAGCCGGATTTTGCCACACCGCGATCAGGTTGCGGAAGTACCAACGCACTATGTTTATCTGCCGACGCATGCAAATGTGTAGAAATAATTCCCTCTTGTTCGGATGCTTCTAAAACAACAGCACCTGCGCCATCACCAAACAACACGACAGTGCTACGATCTGTTTCGTCTAACTTGCGTGAGTTTAAATCAGAACCGATGACGAGCGCTTTTTTCACTTTACCGGTACGGATAAATTGGTCGGCAACACCTAAGGCATATACAAAGCCGGTACAGGCGGCCGCTAAATCAAAAGCAATGGCATCATCAATCTCCAACATACCTTGAATTTGGCAGGCTGCGCTTGGATACGCGTGAGAGTTGCTGGTTGTCGCCACTAAAATAAGATCAATTTCCTGCGGATTAATGTTTGCTGCTTCAATGGCTTTTTTGGCAGCCTCGAAACCCATTGTAGACACCGTTTCATCAGGGGAAGCGATACGACGTTCACGAATACCGGAACGGGTAACAATCCATTCATCCGAAGTATCTACCATTTTTTCTAAGTCGGCATTGGTGCGAATATGTTGGGGTAAATAGCTACCTGTCGATAAAATTTTGCTAAACATAGTCATCTCGTTAAAAACAATAGCGAGGAAGCTCACTAATTCATTGATATTTCATTCTTATTTAAACCGGCCAAAATTTTTTGCGGAATTTGACGGCGGGCTTGTAACGCCGCATCAGCAATAGCATTCGCAAATGCCTCTATATTTGCACTACCGTGGCTTTTAACCACAACTGAAGTTAAACCGATAAGCGATGCGCCATTATATTGATCCGGATTGATTTTCTTTAATTGTTGGTATTTATCCTTGAAAAGGTATTTAATTAAACAACCAAAAACGCTACTTAATATACTATTTTTCTTATCACTTTTCAGTAAAGAAATCACATTCTTCGCTGCGCCTTCCAAGGTTTTCAGTGCAACATTGCCGGCAAAACCGTCACTCACAATCACATCCGCTTTGCCGTTAAGTAAAAAATTACCTTCAAGGAACCCAATGTAATTAAGTGCGGTGTCTTTTTTCAGTAAATCTGCTGCGTCCCGTAAAGATTTATACCCCTTCACCGCTTCAATGCCGATATTTAGTAGTGCAATGCGTGGATAAACCAGGTTGAGGGTATTTTCTGCAAAAATAGCCCCCATCAAAGCAAATTGGTATAAATTCTCCGCATCACATTCAATATTTGCCCCAAGATCTAACATGATCGTGCGCTCGCCTGTCACTGTCGGAATGGTGGAAATCAACGCAGGGCGATGAATTCCCTCTAAGGGTTGCAATAAAATTTTGGATAAGCCCATTAAAGATGCCGTATCCCCGGCACTGACGCAAGCCTGTGCATCGCCTTTTTGTACGGCCTCAATTGCCAAACGCATAGAGGTATCTTTGCTATGGCGCAACGCGTAGGAAATTCCCTGTCGATTATCAATCACACGGGCACAATGAATAATTTCAAAACGCTGACGAAGAGCATTGGGGACTGAGGATAAAAGCGGAAGAATCTGTTGGCGATCGCCAAACAACAAGAGAGAAAGCGTTGGATCACGTTCCAAGGCTAAAATGGATGCTGGGATAGTAATACGGGGACCAATGTCCCCGCCCATCGCATCTAACGCAAGGGTTAGACGACTCAAGTGATTACCTTTATGTAATTGGATAATTACTTGTTAATCACTTTACGACCACGGTAGTAACCGTCTGCGGTTACATGGTGACGTAAATGAGTTTCACCACTTGCTTTATCAACGGATACTGCAGCAGTTGTTAACGCATCGTGAGAACGACGCATATCACGACGTGAACGGGATTTTTTATTTTGTTGAACAGCCATTGGCTATACTCCTAAATTATTTTTGCTTTAAATTAGCTAATACAGCGAACGGGTTCGGTTTTTTTGCCAATTCTTCAGGCAATTCGCCAAAAACCTGTTCAGCCACGGACACTTCACAGTGTTCAGATGAATGCATTGGCACAATCGGCAGACTTAAAATTAATTCGTCTTCAATCGTACCAAGTAAATCTATTTCACCGAATTCATTGAATTCAATTGGCTCATAGATTTCCGGCAATACATCAATTTGATCCAAATTAGCCACCGGACTGTAACAAAATTCACAATCAACGGTTTGAATAAAGGGTTCGCCACAACGCTGACAATTTAACTCAACATCAACATTAGCATGGCCTTTCATGACAACCAATTTTTGCGGATCAATAAAGAACGATAATGTAACCTGTGCATCGCTGAGCACTTTACCAACCGATTCGGTAAGACGACTTAATTGATTAACCGAGTAATAACCCTGATAATCCAATCTTCGTTGGGCATCTTTAACCGGATCGACAGTGAGGGGTAGTTTTACCTTTTGCATAGGGCGTGAATATTACCCTCAGAAAATTAAATAGTCAAAGGAAATTATTGCGCAGAACATGAAAATCAATGCTAAAAATCGATTTTATCCATCAACATAAATTTTGTCGTCGAAAAGCGTTTAGCTAAGTAACCACGCAGATATTGTTGCGTATCTTGCGTAATCAATTCGTCAGTTGGCGGATAAAGATTGTAAATCAATGCCTCTACGCTAATTTTTCGCTGAGCGCACGCCTCAAGGCTGAGTAATGTGTGATTAATACTCCCCAATCTGCCGGAAGTCACCAGAATTAACGGATACCCATGCGCCGCGAGATAATCCAACGTGGTTTTCTCCTCGGAATAAGGCACCATCAAGCCCCCCGCGCCTTCTAGCAAAACATAATCGTAGTTTTGCGCCAAAAGTGCGGTGGATTTTTCAATTGTTTTTTCATCAATGCAAGTCTGTTGCAAACGTGCGGATAGGTGAGGCGAGCAAGGATAATCAAACAAATAAGGACATGTAATGCCCTGACGATCTTCCTCGGTTAACGCAATGCCTTGAATTTTTCGGTGAACGATAATGTCCGTCGATATATCCTGACAGCCCGTTTGCACCATTTTCTGTGTAATCACCGAATATCCCTGCTGCATTAAATGCTTAGCGTAATACCCTGTCGCAATAGATTTACCAATGTCCGTATCAATTCCGGAAACGAATAATACCTTTCCCATCATATATCCTCTTTTTTCTGCGCCAACATTAAAATCGGCACATAAGTTAACGAGACATTACCCTGCTCGTCGGCATACTGTTGCTGATATTGTTCACAAAAACGGGCAATTTTCTTGTAATTCCAACTTTGGTTATTGGTTGCCGTCACTCCGGTCTCTTTCAAATGTTTAAGCACCGACAACGGCGAATCAAATTTCAGCTGAATTTCTTTTTGTTCCAAATGCAACACAGAAAAAGCTGACGTTAATGTCTCCAGCCATTGCGCTAGATCGGGGTAATCCAAACCGACACCTGTTAAAGCCCTGACTTCGTGTAAATTGGTCGGGGCAAACGTACCGAATAAAATCATGCCATGAGGTGTTAAATGTGCTGCACAACGTTGAAGAAACGACAGCGGGTCAACAAACCACTGAATGGTCGAGGCGGAAGCAATCAAATCATATTGATGAGCAAAATCAAGATGCTCGCCACAACCTTGATAAAAACGATAATTTTTCTGTGGCAAATTATGTGCCAAGTGGTTGGTAACATCGCATAAATCATTGCAATTCCAATGTGTTGCGTTGATATGTTGCATGAGCAAGCGGGTAAAACTGCCCGTGCCACAACCAATCTCCAACACCCGTTGAAATTGATTAGCGCCTTTATCCAATAGCAGCTGTAATAAATCTTCGGTAATTTGCTTCTGGGCAATGGCATTTTGTTCGTAGGTTGGTAAGGCGGCGCTAAAACATTGCATCACCCTTTGTTGCGTTATTGCCATAGCTGTTCCCAGGTTTGTAGCAACGGGAACAGGTAATGTCCACCACCAATTTCACTCACCTCACAGCGTTCATGCCAATAATTTCGCTGATTTTGTGCAGGGAAAATACGATCTTGTGTACCAATAATCGCTTTCGTCCAAGATAACGCCGTATGTTGATGTTCTACCGATAACGCATCATAAAGTGCGGTCAATTCTGCGTGTATTTCTTCAATTGAACGCCGTCCTTCCAAAGATTGATATTGCTGCAACAACTGTTTGTCACCACACATACGACGCTCAAATTTGCCTTGATTGACTTCATCTAGCGTATCCAACGTGCCTTGAAAAACCGCACATGGAATGCCGTAGTCATCATGCATGGGCAAGCCTGTACCATTCATCGCAGTTGCAGAAAGCAAAGGGATTTGTCTCATCACACGTTCAGCTACCCAAACGCCCATCGACCACGCCACCAAACGCACATTTTCATAACGAGAAAAATCAAACTCCAACGAAAAATCCCGATAGTCATAACACAGCAACAGATCATACACCGGTGGAATAGCTAAATGTTGTACGGCAGAAGGCGGCGTACCCCAGCCGGCAAAATAAACGATTAAATTCCGGCTTGGTGGATTTTGGCTAATTAATTGATATTGCATAAAAATAACTGTTCTATAAATTGCTCAAGTTCATCATGCGTGATGTCAGCGGTGAGAGACAAACGAATACGCGAGGTGCCGACAGGCACTGTCGGCGGACGAATCGGTAGGCAATAATATCCTTGCTGTTGCAGGCGTTGCGCCGTTTGCACGGTGCGTTGGTTGTCGCCGAGAATAAAAGGTACGATATGACTTTCACTAGGCATTGGCATATTTAACTTTTCTGCCACGATGTGCCGTAAGCGCGCGCTTAATTGCATAAGATGTTGCCGTTTTGCCTGGAAGTGCGGTCGTTTTTCAAAGAGAAATTCTGTCCACGCCACATTAAACGGGGGTAACGCGGTGCTAAAAATCAACGGGCGCATGGTGTTAATTAAATAATCTTTGATCACTTGATCGCAAACCACATAAGCCCCCATCGATGCCAACGCTTTGCCGAATGTGCCTACCAAGAAATCAATGTACGGAAGGCAATTCATCTGCTCGGCAACGCCTAACCCCTGTTCGCCGTAAACCCCAATGCCGTGCGCTTCATCCACATACAACATGACATTGCCAAATTGCCGTTTAAATGCCACTAATTGAGGTAAGTCGGCAAAATCGCCGTCCATGCTAAACAGGCTTTCCGTCACCACAATAATGCGTTCGTAGTTGAGATGCTGTTTTTGCAAAATCTCGTGCAAATGGGCGTAATCATTGTGGCGATAACGCACAAACGGCGCATCGCTCAAACGGATGCCGTCAATAATACTGGCATGCACCAGCTTATCCGCCACGATCAACGTTTGTTTATTAGCTACCGCCGGTAAAATACCGATGTTGGCGTGATAGCCGCTGTTAAACAACAAACAGGCTTCACGCTGAAATGCCTCCGCCATCTGCTGCTCAAGACTTTCATACTCAGGGAAATTACCGGTTAATAAACGGGAAGAGGACGAGGTAAAGTGCGGTCGTTTTTCCGCAAGTTTTTCAAGAAATGCTT from Aggregatibacter aphrophilus ATCC 33389 includes the following:
- a CDS encoding MFS transporter, with amino-acid sequence MTTKVNSYGWKALLGSAVGYAMDGFDLLILGFMLTAISADLGLTPAQGGSLVTWTLVGAVFGGIVFGALSDKYGRVRVLTWTIILFAVFTGLCALAQGYWDLLIYRTIAGIGLGGEFGIGMALAAEAWPARHRAKAASYVALGWQVGVLGAALLTPLLLPQIGWRGMFVVGIFPAFVAWYLRAHLHEPEIFVQKQIALPKTTSRWSSKLESFKLLVKDKATVKVSLGVVILTSVQNFGYYGIMIWMPNFLSKQLGFSLTKSGVWTAVTVCGMMAGIWIFGRLADRIGRKPSFLLFQAGAVVSIIAYSQLTEPNTMLITGAFLGMFVNGMMGGYGALMAEAYPTQARATAQNVLFNLGRAVGGFGPVAVGAVVSAYSFQTAIAFLAVIYVIDMLATVCLVPELKGKELH
- the acpP gene encoding acyl carrier protein, with amino-acid sequence MSIEERVKKIIVEQLGVKEEDVKPEASFVEDLGADSLDTVELVMALEEEFDIEIPDEEAEKITTVQSAIDYVQNNQ
- the fabG gene encoding 3-oxoacyl-ACP reductase FabG, producing the protein MQGKIALVTGATRGIGRAVAEELALKGAFVIGTATSEKGAESISAYLGEEGRGLVLNVADQASIEGVLERIKKEFGDIDILVNNAGITRDNLLMRMKDEEWFDILQTNLSSVYHLSKAMLRSMMKKRFGRIINIGSVVGSSGNPGQSNYCAAKAGLIGFSKALAKEVASRGITVNVVAPGFVATDMTEVLSEELKNTLLSQIPAGRLGEPKDIAKAVAFLASDDAAYINGTTLHVNGGMYMS
- the fabD gene encoding ACP S-malonyltransferase, with translation MKKFAMVFPGQGSQTVGMLAELAGDYPIVQETFKQASETLGYDLWQLVQEGPAEELNKTWQTQPALLTASVAVYRVWQQKYPELKPEVMAGHSLGEYSALVCAGVLDFQDAVKLVELRGKLMQQAVPEGTGAMYAIIGLDNEAIINACKQAEQGEVVSAVNFNSPGQVVIAGAKAAVERAAALCKEAGAKRALPLAVSVPSHCALMKPAADQLSVSLESITLKAPTVSVLNNVDVKAETDADAIRNELVRQLYSPVRWTETVEKMSHSGVEVLVEIGPGKVLNGLTKRIVDSLQATSVNDVKSLDAVNELLA
- a CDS encoding beta-ketoacyl-ACP synthase III — its product is MFSKILSTGSYLPQHIRTNADLEKMVDTSDEWIVTRSGIRERRIASPDETVSTMGFEAAKKAIEAANINPQEIDLILVATTSNSHAYPSAACQIQGMLEIDDAIAFDLAAACTGFVYALGVADQFIRTGKVKKALVIGSDLNSRKLDETDRSTVVLFGDGAGAVVLEASEQEGIISTHLHASADKHSALVLPQPDRGVAKSGYIEMQGNETFKLAVRELSNVVEETLAANNLDKKDIDWLVPHQANLRIIAATAKKLDMDMSQVVVTLDRYANNSAATVPVALDEAVRDGRIQRGQLLLLEAFGGGWTWGSALVRF
- the plsX gene encoding phosphate acyltransferase PlsX — encoded protein: MSRLTLALDAMGGDIGPRITIPASILALERDPTLSLLLFGDRQQILPLLSSVPNALRQRFEIIHCARVIDNRQGISYALRHSKDTSMRLAIEAVQKGDAQACVSAGDTASLMGLSKILLQPLEGIHRPALISTIPTVTGERTIMLDLGANIECDAENLYQFALMGAIFAENTLNLVYPRIALLNIGIEAVKGYKSLRDAADLLKKDTALNYIGFLEGNFLLNGKADVIVSDGFAGNVALKTLEGAAKNVISLLKSDKKNSILSSVFGCLIKYLFKDKYQQLKKINPDQYNGASLIGLTSVVVKSHGSANIEAFANAIADAALQARRQIPQKILAGLNKNEISMN
- the rpmF gene encoding 50S ribosomal protein L32, translated to MAVQQNKKSRSRRDMRRSHDALTTAAVSVDKASGETHLRHHVTADGYYRGRKVINK
- the yceD gene encoding 23S rRNA accumulation protein YceD; translation: MQKVKLPLTVDPVKDAQRRLDYQGYYSVNQLSRLTESVGKVLSDAQVTLSFFIDPQKLVVMKGHANVDVELNCQRCGEPFIQTVDCEFCYSPVANLDQIDVLPEIYEPIEFNEFGEIDLLGTIEDELILSLPIVPMHSSEHCEVSVAEQVFGELPEELAKKPNPFAVLANLKQK
- the bioD gene encoding dethiobiotin synthase, producing MGKVLFVSGIDTDIGKSIATGYYAKHLMQQGYSVITQKMVQTGCQDISTDIIVHRKIQGIALTEEDRQGITCPYLFDYPCSPHLSARLQQTCIDEKTIEKSTALLAQNYDYVLLEGAGGLMVPYSEEKTTLDYLAAHGYPLILVTSGRLGSINHTLLSLEACAQRKISVEALIYNLYPPTDELITQDTQQYLRGYLAKRFSTTKFMLMDKIDF
- the bioC gene encoding malonyl-ACP O-methyltransferase BioC, whose protein sequence is MAITQQRVMQCFSAALPTYEQNAIAQKQITEDLLQLLLDKGANQFQRVLEIGCGTGSFTRLLMQHINATHWNCNDLCDVTNHLAHNLPQKNYRFYQGCGEHLDFAHQYDLIASASTIQWFVDPLSFLQRCAAHLTPHGMILFGTFAPTNLHEVRALTGVGLDYPDLAQWLETLTSAFSVLHLEQKEIQLKFDSPLSVLKHLKETGVTATNNQSWNYKKIARFCEQYQQQYADEQGNVSLTYVPILMLAQKKEDI
- a CDS encoding DUF452 family protein, producing the protein MQYQLISQNPPSRNLIVYFAGWGTPPSAVQHLAIPPVYDLLLCYDYRDFSLEFDFSRYENVRLVAWSMGVWVAERVMRQIPLLSATAMNGTGLPMHDDYGIPCAVFQGTLDTLDEVNQGKFERRMCGDKQLLQQYQSLEGRRSIEEIHAELTALYDALSVEHQHTALSWTKAIIGTQDRIFPAQNQRNYWHERCEVSEIGGGHYLFPLLQTWEQLWQ
- a CDS encoding 8-amino-7-oxononanoate synthase: MSKSDYFAAQLEKLRQKEQYRRFPQIVHKGNFVEQNGRSMLNLASNDYLGLANDDALQQAFLEKLAEKRPHFTSSSSRLLTGNFPEYESLEQQMAEAFQREACLLFNSGYHANIGILPAVANKQTLIVADKLVHASIIDGIRLSDAPFVRYRHNDYAHLHEILQKQHLNYERIIVVTESLFSMDGDFADLPQLVAFKRQFGNVMLYVDEAHGIGVYGEQGLGVAEQMNCLPYIDFLVGTFGKALASMGAYVVCDQVIKDYLINTMRPLIFSTALPPFNVAWTEFLFEKRPHFQAKRQHLMQLSARLRHIVAEKLNMPMPSESHIVPFILGDNQRTVQTAQRLQQQGYYCLPIRPPTVPVGTSRIRLSLTADITHDELEQFIEQLFLCNIN